The following coding sequences lie in one Halomonas sp. 'Soap Lake #6' genomic window:
- a CDS encoding MFS transporter, which translates to MLPATTATVAPSYASRREIFGWAMFDFANQAYTLLIITVVFGELFTTVIVGDRGDGFRLANFLWSLALAISYLMVVLTAPLCGAVMDYRAEKKRFLLISYLATVATTAMLYFVEPGFIVVGLLLIVLSNYAYSMGESFIAAFLPELGPPDALGKISGFGWALGYIGGLFAAGFTLVVLGEATLDNFERIRWVGPFAAGFFLLAAIPTFLWLKERGVPQPRGVAYRRIAQQRVLATLHELRYFKDLSVFLVSLLFSMAGVYIIIAFAFIYGAQVIGWDESVRNIMFIIVQVTAAAGALGFGFIQDKLGAKRTYLMTLALWITAIVAIWATPELTAWVNSRFGWQWQPQYVFLVVGCLAGLSLGSSQSASRALVGLFSPLAKSAEFFGFWGLANKLAGVLGIVMLGVLQTLIGLQASILLCVGLFIIAMLICAGVNERRGREAAVAWKSE; encoded by the coding sequence ATGCTGCCTGCTACTACTGCAACGGTTGCACCCAGCTACGCATCACGCCGCGAGATTTTTGGCTGGGCAATGTTCGACTTTGCCAACCAGGCTTACACGTTACTCATCATTACCGTTGTATTTGGGGAGTTGTTCACCACGGTGATTGTTGGTGACCGAGGTGATGGCTTTCGTTTGGCAAACTTTCTGTGGAGCTTAGCGCTGGCGATCAGCTACTTGATGGTTGTCCTTACCGCGCCGCTGTGCGGGGCGGTGATGGACTATCGTGCAGAAAAAAAGCGCTTTCTACTTATCAGTTACCTTGCCACGGTGGCTACCACTGCAATGCTTTATTTTGTGGAGCCTGGCTTTATTGTGGTGGGGCTACTGCTAATTGTGCTATCCAACTACGCCTACTCCATGGGCGAGTCTTTTATTGCTGCATTTTTACCGGAATTGGGACCGCCTGATGCGCTGGGCAAGATTTCTGGTTTTGGTTGGGCGTTGGGTTATATCGGTGGACTCTTTGCTGCAGGCTTCACGCTAGTGGTGCTTGGCGAAGCTACGTTGGACAATTTCGAGCGGATACGTTGGGTGGGGCCTTTTGCGGCCGGTTTTTTCCTACTGGCTGCGATTCCAACATTTTTATGGCTTAAAGAGAGGGGAGTACCACAGCCCCGCGGTGTTGCCTATCGACGTATAGCACAGCAGCGTGTCCTTGCAACGCTTCATGAGCTACGTTATTTCAAAGACTTGAGTGTCTTTCTAGTGTCGTTACTGTTTTCCATGGCAGGGGTTTACATCATTATTGCCTTTGCTTTTATCTATGGTGCACAGGTCATTGGCTGGGATGAAAGCGTTCGCAATATTATGTTTATCATCGTTCAGGTGACGGCTGCTGCGGGAGCTTTAGGGTTTGGTTTTATTCAGGATAAGCTAGGGGCGAAGCGTACCTATCTAATGACGCTAGCGCTATGGATAACCGCTATTGTGGCGATTTGGGCAACCCCAGAGTTAACTGCCTGGGTAAATAGCCGCTTTGGTTGGCAGTGGCAGCCTCAGTATGTCTTTTTAGTGGTGGGCTGTTTGGCAGGGCTAAGTTTAGGCTCTAGCCAGTCAGCGAGCCGGGCGCTTGTAGGGCTTTTCTCGCCGCTAGCAAAATCAGCCGAGTTTTTTGGGTTCTGGGGCTTGGCCAACAAACTGGCGGGTGTGTTGGGTATCGTTATGCTGGGTGTGCTACAAACGCTAATTGGCCTGCAAGCGTCTATTCTATTGTGTGTAGGGCTATTTATTATTGCTATGCTGATTTGTGCTGGTGTCAATGAACGGCGAGGCCGTGAGGCTGCCGTTGCATGGAAAAGCGAATAA
- a CDS encoding retropepsin-like aspartic protease family protein, translating to MTTHTAQRGGIVMMLLFWILLIGAGTWLVDGGFNSIMAPNTHVMHATPDGGPVTLKRNRAGHFEAPGEINGEPVTFLLDTGATYVAVPRDLAVSLGLEPGRSAWFNTANGRVEGNLTMLDQVALGGISASNVQGSISPGMERDTVLLGMSFLNLLVIEIRDGEMVLSLPER from the coding sequence ATGACAACACACACAGCGCAACGCGGCGGTATCGTCATGATGCTGCTTTTCTGGATCCTGCTTATTGGGGCTGGCACTTGGCTGGTAGATGGTGGCTTTAATAGCATTATGGCGCCCAATACCCACGTCATGCACGCCACCCCCGATGGTGGTCCTGTTACGTTAAAGCGTAATCGTGCGGGGCATTTTGAAGCGCCAGGGGAAATTAACGGAGAACCCGTAACTTTTTTGCTAGATACCGGGGCCACCTATGTTGCTGTGCCCAGGGACTTGGCCGTTAGTTTAGGATTAGAGCCAGGCCGCAGTGCTTGGTTTAATACAGCAAACGGGCGTGTTGAGGGAAACTTAACTATGCTAGACCAAGTAGCACTAGGCGGTATAAGTGCAAGTAATGTGCAAGGGTCAATTAGTCCAGGAATGGAGCGTGATACCGTGCTGCTTGGAATGAGCTTCTTGAATTTGCTGGTAATTGAAATTCGTGATGGTGAAATGGTACTGAGCTTACCGGAACGGTGA
- a CDS encoding PLDc N-terminal domain-containing protein: MGIEVGGLLGLIWLIIVIWAVVKVAKSSAGGLAKLLWILVLLFFPFIGLIAWLLLGPKG; this comes from the coding sequence ATGGGTATTGAAGTAGGTGGTTTATTAGGCCTGATCTGGCTCATTATTGTAATTTGGGCCGTTGTTAAAGTAGCCAAAAGCTCTGCAGGTGGTTTGGCGAAGCTGTTGTGGATTCTAGTGCTGCTGTTTTTCCCGTTTATCGGTTTGATTGCGTGGCTTTTACTTGGCCCCAAGGGGTAG
- a CDS encoding winged helix-turn-helix domain-containing protein — MTDHLEEKFQALGSQEPIVPDYPDQDHVLIIEDDKRLAELTRDYLEANGFQVTLEADGAKGVDRILTLQPDLVILDLMLPGEDGLAICRRVRPNFAGPIMMLTARTDDLDQVLGLEMGADDYVPKPVQPRVLLARMRALLRRADGPTADGEMRLKFEHLEIDNATREAWLSGERIDLTSAEFDLLWLLARNAGRVLTREEIFSDLRGIKYDGQDRSIDVRVSRIRPKIGDDPNQPHRIKTVRSKGYLFVKDS; from the coding sequence ATGACCGATCACCTGGAAGAGAAATTTCAAGCACTTGGGTCACAAGAGCCGATAGTGCCTGACTATCCTGATCAAGACCATGTGCTGATTATCGAAGATGATAAGCGATTGGCGGAGCTTACCCGCGATTACTTGGAAGCAAACGGCTTTCAAGTCACGCTGGAAGCCGATGGTGCAAAGGGTGTTGATCGTATTTTGACCCTACAGCCCGATTTGGTGATCCTCGACTTAATGCTACCTGGAGAAGATGGGTTAGCGATTTGTCGACGTGTGCGGCCCAATTTCGCTGGCCCCATCATGATGCTGACTGCCCGCACTGACGACTTAGACCAAGTGCTGGGGCTGGAGATGGGGGCTGACGACTATGTGCCGAAGCCGGTGCAGCCACGCGTACTACTAGCCCGTATGCGGGCATTGTTACGGCGTGCCGATGGCCCCACTGCTGATGGTGAAATGCGCCTTAAGTTTGAGCATTTAGAGATCGACAACGCAACCCGGGAAGCATGGCTATCGGGTGAGCGTATTGATCTGACCAGCGCAGAATTCGACCTTTTATGGCTATTGGCTCGTAATGCTGGCCGTGTGTTGACCCGAGAAGAGATCTTTAGCGATCTGCGCGGTATCAAATACGATGGCCAAGACCGTTCAATTGATGTGCGTGTTTCACGCATTCGACCCAAAATTGGTGATGATCCTAACCAGCCGCACCGCATTAAGACGGTACGCAGTAAGGGCTATCTTTTCGTTAAAGACAGTTAA
- a CDS encoding ATP-binding protein has translation MQRALSHGSSLRFYLLLGLALCVVFLIALGGRSFIEQVRREDYREQLAALPMSLMTQQLADLPIEQREERLSRFSEELGMQLALRQLHDAGLGYFKRTRIERGAVVVDESPWRLRQRLPGDSASDDSWVLEASLASWSERQWQGSVALLGDWLVAMPSSERSAAIASLRPGSWPLTLLSTMPDDLTPEQRFQLTLGGVITRLTTDKLSITLLYQLPDENQWVQAGPISRGDTLPLNLHLPLLVGLMIVLSLILYLIMRSIEARMARLELAATRIASGRLETRVKVESGDFLGRVGMAFNGMANQVQTLLRGQQEMIRAVSHELRTPVARIRFAVQMVEDMTDQPAIRRQLQGIDADIAELDELVDEILTYARLGGETINGAELAMALVECRAMAERVIDTLSPLHKELRLALISGPEIELLAEPRYLQRALQNLVSNACRYGKSQVVIRLCDEPNLVRIDVEDDGPGIPFDARSDIFKPFARLDNSRARSSGGYGLGLSIVQKIMAGHGGSVTVDTSPTLGGARFTLLIPRRDMPA, from the coding sequence ATGCAGCGAGCGCTCAGCCACGGCTCTTCTTTAAGGTTCTATTTATTGCTGGGGCTAGCACTGTGCGTCGTATTCCTGATTGCTTTAGGGGGACGCTCGTTTATTGAGCAGGTTCGCCGCGAGGATTATCGAGAACAGCTTGCTGCACTACCCATGTCATTAATGACTCAACAGCTGGCGGATTTACCCATAGAGCAGCGTGAAGAGCGCTTAAGCCGCTTCTCTGAAGAGTTGGGTATGCAGTTAGCATTACGCCAGCTGCATGACGCTGGCCTTGGCTATTTTAAGCGAACCCGCATTGAGCGGGGCGCTGTTGTTGTCGATGAATCACCTTGGCGGCTTCGCCAGCGGTTACCTGGGGACAGCGCGTCGGATGATAGTTGGGTGCTGGAAGCCTCCTTGGCTTCGTGGAGCGAGCGTCAGTGGCAGGGGAGCGTAGCATTGCTGGGGGATTGGCTTGTTGCTATGCCCTCCAGTGAGCGGTCAGCCGCCATAGCGTCGCTGCGCCCAGGCAGTTGGCCACTAACGCTACTCTCTACTATGCCTGATGACCTGACGCCTGAGCAGCGGTTTCAGCTTACATTGGGCGGTGTTATTACACGGTTAACGACCGATAAACTATCGATTACCTTGCTCTATCAGCTCCCCGATGAAAACCAGTGGGTACAGGCTGGCCCAATCTCCCGTGGTGATACGTTGCCACTTAATCTGCATTTGCCGCTGCTGGTCGGTCTAATGATCGTGCTCAGCCTGATTCTCTACTTGATTATGCGTAGCATTGAAGCTCGTATGGCGCGCCTAGAGCTTGCCGCTACGCGCATCGCGAGTGGCCGTTTGGAGACCCGAGTAAAAGTAGAAAGCGGTGACTTTTTAGGCCGTGTAGGCATGGCGTTTAATGGCATGGCTAATCAGGTACAAACCTTGCTACGCGGCCAGCAGGAAATGATTCGTGCTGTTTCCCATGAGCTACGCACGCCTGTTGCGCGGATCCGTTTTGCAGTGCAAATGGTTGAAGATATGACAGACCAGCCTGCGATTCGGCGCCAGTTGCAGGGTATTGATGCGGATATTGCAGAGCTTGATGAGCTGGTTGATGAGATCCTCACCTATGCTCGTTTAGGTGGTGAAACCATCAACGGTGCTGAGCTGGCGATGGCGTTGGTCGAGTGCCGGGCAATGGCTGAGCGCGTTATTGACACCTTGTCACCGCTGCATAAAGAGCTTCGTCTAGCACTTATTTCAGGGCCGGAAATTGAGCTGCTAGCTGAGCCCCGCTATCTACAAAGAGCGCTACAAAACCTAGTAAGCAATGCCTGTCGCTATGGCAAATCCCAGGTGGTAATTCGTTTATGCGATGAACCGAACCTGGTACGTATTGATGTCGAGGATGATGGCCCAGGCATCCCCTTTGACGCACGAAGCGATATTTTTAAACCTTTTGCACGGCTTGATAATAGCCGTGCCCGCAGCTCAGGAGGCTATGGGCTGGGGCTTTCTATTGTGCAGAAAATCATGGCGGGCCATGGTGGTAGTGTGACCGTTGATACCAGCCCCACTCTTGGCGGCGCACGTTTTACGCTGCTGATTCCCCGTCGCGACATGCCGGCCTAA
- a CDS encoding LysR family transcriptional regulator — MIELRHLRTLLALRETGSLVEAAERVHLTQSALSHQLKDLESRVDSPLFARKTRPVEFTRAGLRLLALADEILPAVRKAERDLARLAGTEQGRLHMAIECHSCFQWLMPTVDYFRDHWPEVEIDIPSGHHFDPLPALAREQLDLVITADPQPLEGIHYAPLFRYEGLLAVSRQHDFAKRAFIEPKALANETLITYPVEHSRLDVFSQFLSPANVRPKEIRTAELTIMMMQLVASGRGVCALPNWALTEYLERDYVCAVKLGENGIWSTLYAAIREDTLEAPWMQDFLRTARETSFAVLTGIRPACRDGESAA, encoded by the coding sequence ATGATTGAATTACGCCACCTCCGCACCCTGCTTGCCCTGCGGGAAACAGGCTCACTGGTAGAAGCCGCCGAGCGCGTGCACCTCACCCAGTCCGCCTTGTCGCACCAGCTTAAAGATTTAGAAAGCCGAGTCGACAGCCCTTTATTCGCGCGAAAAACACGCCCTGTTGAATTTACCCGAGCAGGGCTACGTCTACTGGCACTGGCCGATGAGATTTTACCTGCGGTACGTAAAGCGGAGCGGGACTTAGCCCGCTTGGCAGGTACCGAGCAGGGACGGCTACATATGGCCATTGAGTGCCACAGCTGTTTTCAGTGGCTGATGCCGACGGTGGATTATTTTCGTGACCACTGGCCAGAAGTAGAGATCGATATTCCCAGCGGGCACCACTTCGATCCACTTCCTGCGCTCGCCCGTGAGCAGCTAGACCTAGTGATTACTGCTGACCCCCAGCCATTAGAGGGAATTCACTATGCGCCACTATTCCGCTACGAAGGGCTGCTAGCGGTTTCCCGTCAGCATGATTTTGCAAAGCGGGCCTTTATTGAGCCAAAAGCGCTTGCGAATGAAACACTGATAACCTATCCGGTTGAGCACTCCCGGCTGGATGTCTTTAGCCAGTTTTTGTCGCCTGCTAACGTGCGGCCTAAAGAGATCCGTACCGCCGAGCTAACTATTATGATGATGCAGCTAGTAGCCAGCGGACGCGGCGTTTGCGCACTGCCTAACTGGGCACTAACCGAGTATTTGGAACGCGATTATGTTTGTGCCGTTAAGCTAGGCGAAAACGGCATCTGGAGCACGCTATACGCCGCGATCCGTGAAGATACGTTGGAAGCACCATGGATGCAGGATTTTTTACGCACCGCGCGGGAAACATCGTTTGCCGTACTTACCGGCATTAGGCCGGCATGTCGCGACGGGGAATCAGCAGCGTAA